TGCGGAGACTTCGAGACGATCCTCGGTATCGTCAAGGCTCAGCAGCACCTCCCCGGCACGGAAGCGGTTACCCGTGCGAAAAGGACGCGCGCCACTTTGCAGCACACCCTGCACTTCAGAAAACAGCTCAATCCGCTGCACCGAACGCACCCGGCCCGTAATGCGGATTTCAGTCGGGAACTCGCCCGACTCGAATTGCAGCACCGGAACTTCCTGCACCCTGTCCTGCGGCGGGAGATCACCGGCTTCGGGACGATCAGGCAGCAGGGCCAGTAAAATGACGGTGATAATGAGAATTCCTGCCGCCGTGCCATAGGCGGCATAACGCTGACGCTGTTTCTGTTTGCTCATGTTATTGGGCTGAAATGAATTAGGGGAGAACGGGCACATAAACAGAGCCATCGGGGATATCGTTTGATACGATCTTCCCTATTTCACAACCCTCCAAAGCCGATTCAACGCCCCGCCGTAACAGTCAGCTTGTCAGATACCGCAGGTAATTTCAATCAACCACATTCAGGCATCAACAACCCAACAACTCTGCACTCTGCACTCTGCACTCTGTACTCTGTACTCTGTACTCTGTACTCTGTACTCTGTACTCTGTACTCTGTACTCTGTACTCTGTACTCTGTACTCTGTACTCTGCACTCTCCAAGAATTAATAAAGGTGTCATCTCGAACAGCGGGACATGCCACTGCACTCCTCAAAGCTTTGAAGCAAAGCTAAACCGGGAAACCCATCGAAGTATCATGTGAGAGATCCCCTTCGCATGATCTGCCCGGATACCCCTCAAAGCATCCGGAAGATCCACAAAACTCACCGCCACAAAAATGTTTCATCTCAACTAAAACGTCAACCGTATTTAGGCATCAACAATCAACAACTCTGCACTCTGCATTCTGAACTCTGCATTCTGAACTCTGCACTCTGAAAGCTGCCTCATCCGGACTTTAAAGAATCATCAGAAGCGTCTTCTGCAAATTCGCTTTCGTTGGATTTGCGCACGAGATCTTTCACGATTTCATCGAGCTCTCGGGTTGTTTCCTTCAGCATATCAAGCAGCTCAGCCTGTTGGCTCAGGGTTTCTTCGGGGTAATTTTGGATGAGATCAACGACACCCAGAATGTTGGCTACCGGTCTGCGCACGACATGCGACTGATGCCAGGCAATATCGCGCAGGGTTTTATTTTGTTTGAGGATGACATCCTGCCGCATTTTGAGCTCGGTCACATCCTGTAAAATCAGGATGGAAAGCTTTTTGTCTCCGGCGATGAAATGATTCAGACTTAGAAAAACGGAAAGCTCCCCGCCGCTTTTTGTTTTAACTGTGATGAAACCGGGTACTTTTTTTGCGCGGCTTGACGCGCGAAGGTAGGACCATAAACGGCGTGCCCTTGCTTTGCTGTCCGCATCAGGCAGTAGTTTTGTAACATCGGTATGCAGTATTTCTTCTTCGGTGTACCCGATAACGCGTTCAAATTCTTCATTCACAAACTCAATTTCCAGGTCCTCTCCGATAATGACAAGCGGGTGCGGCACGGATTCAATGGTACGCTGCAGTTTGTGCTCACTCTCTTTTAGGAGACGTTCCTGTTTCTTCCGGTCGGTGTAGTCGATACCTACACACTGCACTTCGCCGGGTTTCCCGTTGGGTTTAAAGATGATTGAAAAGTCCCATAAGGTATAGGCGTAAGAGCCGTCTTCAAGTGGTTTTCGCATGTCAACCTGAATCACTTTACCAGGGTTTTGCATCAGCTCTGCAATGGTTTCAACAACCTTCGGCTGATCTTCTGAATGAATGGAACTCATGCAATTGATACCGGAATAAGGTATCGGGCCACCCTCATCTTTCTTATACAAAAACCCAAAGGTTTCCAGAAATTTGGGGTTTGCGTAGGTGTAATTTCCCGCAAGATCGGTACGGATAACATAGCAGGTTTGCAGTTCCAGCAGGCTTCGGGTGCGCAGTTCTTTAAGTCGCAGCTGTTCGGTCCGATACCGGTGTATAAAGGCTAACGCGCCTAAAAATAAAAATCCGCAGAGGAGGTAGAACCAGATTGTTTCATAAAAGAAAGGGGGAACGACAACCGGCATGCTTGCAAAAACAGGTGTGCCGTCAGGACCCGTTACACGGACGCGCAACAGGTACTCTCCGGGAGGTACATTTGTAAATACCGCTGTTCGACCGGAAACGGGGCGGCGCCAGGTTCTTTGAAGCCCTTCAAGCTGATAAGAAAACGTAATCATGTCGGGGTTACGAAAATTCGGCAGCGTAAAGCTCACCCTGAAATCCCGTTCACCCAGCGGGAGGGCAATGCTTTCAAACAATCCGGCCTGCAGGCTTTGGTCATTAAAAGAAACCCGGTCGATAACCGGCTGACTCAGGTTATCGGCACCAATGTTCAGAAACTCATCGGGATTAATAATCACGAGCCCTACCTGATTGGGAAAAACGATCAGGCCATTATCGAGCAGGGTGCCCGAGTTGCTGACGCCTCCGTTACCTTCATTATTGCGAAGCCCTTGCTCGTCTGTAAGTTTAAGGATGAGCAGCTGACTCGTCTCCCGGTTCGCAAAGGCATTAAGGTTTTGTTCTGAAAATCGCATAATGCCGCCGTTGGAATTGACCCACAAGTAGCCGTGCGGATCAGCGATAATGCGGTGCAGCCCGTGATTGAGCAGCCCGTCGGAAGTGCCAACGCTAATGGTTTCAACGATCTCACCTTCCGGATTAAAGACAATCCGGTTCAGACCCCTGTCTTGTGTAGCAAGCCAGATCGTGTCGTTTGAAGTGCTGTGTATATCACGTACAAAATTACTCGCGATACCATCATCGGTTACATATCGCTTGTAGCTCCAGTCTGATGTGTTGACCCTGAACAGACCGTTGCCGTTGGTCCCAATGAGGAGACTGCCATCAGGCAGGCTCAGGAATGCACGCGCACGATTGATTTGCTGTCCTGTTTTATCTTCAATACGAAAAACAGCCCCATCTTTGCGGACAATCAGCCCGTCTGTTGAACCGACAAATAAAATATGATCAGACGTTTTGTACATGCCGGTTACGATCGTCTGCGGAAGGAATTCCAGGCTATCTAACCAGTCAGCTTGAACCCATCTATTGCTTTTTAATTCAAAGAGCGGAAAAGACTCGGTTGAAGCGTAAACGGTCTGATCGACCGGGTTTACAAAAAGGTATTGGGCGTCATGATTTGCTTCATCGAAAAAAAAAAGATTTTCTACTGCTGACGTTTCGAGGTCAATATTAAGCGTGAAACGGGGAAAGCCCTGCACCAGCAATTCCTGCGGGCTTTTTTGCACGATGGAGTAGGTGTTTCTGAACCGGAAGTCATCGCTGCCGTTAAAATTGCGCACCTTACTTTCCTTAATCTGAAACATGCCGTTGTTACGGGTGAAAATCCAGATGGTGCCTTCATGATCTTCAAATCCCCCGCGAAGCTCCTGGTTTTCAATCACGAACTGCCCGTTAATGGAAACCGAAACGGAATCAAAATACACCGTATTTCCGCTTACCCGCAGGTCGAAATCCTGCATAAAGGGCAGGATTGCTCCTTTTTTAGTACCAAGCCGGTCTATCTGATGTGCTATTTCATCACTGCCTGAGAAGTGCGGCAGATCAGTCAGGCTGGTCTGATCATGATTGGTGAAAGTGAAGCCATCAAATGCGCTTACATTTCCGTAAGGGCTTGCTACCCAAATTATCCCGTCGGAATCTATGCCAATGCTGCGCAGGCGGTTTGTTGACAGGCCGGGTGCATTCAGCATGTTCATGGTTGTAAACTCATACCCGTCGTACCGCACCAACCCATCATAAGTTGTGATATACAAGAAGCCGTCTTTGGCCTGTACCATTCGTTGAACAGCATTGAGCGGCAGTCCGTCAGCTATGGTGTACTGTTTTACTACGTATTCAGGAGCGGCGTCTGTAGCAAAAGGGTTGTTCTGCAGGAATAAGGCAAGGATTAAAATCCCAATAAGCATAAAAGCAAAAAAAGGTCGGAATTAAAAAATAAGCTTTAGCTTAAATCCGGTTAATGTCAAAAGGAAAAATATAAGAAGGTTAGGCTTAAGTAAAATACATAATAAGCGGTGTTTTTTTTGGCCTCATTTATCGCAGAAACAAGCTTCAACGCCGCCAGCGGGGAAATTTCGCAGCCTTTGCACCACACTCAAATTTGGGCTACCAGTGTATTTAGCTAAGTCAAATTTAAACAAATATTTAGCAAATAAACCCCGTTTAATTGTGAATAATGCGGGTTAGCAGCTGCCGCGTAAGACCACTTGCGTAGGCGTTGAGGTTTTCCTCCTCAAATAGCATAATGCCGCCGTTTGAATTGACCCACAGGTACCCGTATGCATCTGCAATAATGCGATGCAGCCCGTGATTAAGCAGTCCGTTGGCTGGTAAGATTTGGGCGCTGTCAGAAATGAATCCATCATCATCCAAAATGATGCGGTTCAGGCCCCGGTCTTGCGTTGCAAGCCAAAGCGTATCCGGATGGCTAAAATGAATGTCGCGGATAAAATCACTGGATAAACCATTAGCTGTTGTGAACTGCCGCCAGCTCCAGTCAGCCGGATTTAATTGGTAGATGCCGAATCCGTTGGTACCCATCCAAAGCAAGCCGTCTTCTGTTTCCCTGATGGTCCGCACCCAGCGAAAATTATGGCCTGTCTTATCTTTGACCCACTCGGATGTGCCGTTTTGGTCGACAATAAGTCCGTGCGCAGTCCCTATAAACAAATCACCGTTTTGGGTGCGGTGCGTCGCATGAATGCCGGGTCTTTCCGGCTCCGCACGACCGAAAAGGGAGCTGAACCATGAAATTTCGGGCCACTCACCATCCGTAAACTTTCTTAACCCTACTGCCTCGCTGTAGGCATAAACCGAACCATCAAGGGGATCGGCAAACATATACTGAAAACTACGGTTTTCGCCATTGATGATATTAAAGTTGTTTATCGTACCTGTATTACCGTCGTAGCGGATCGCAAAGTTCATGAATCCTTTGATCCATAGTTCCTGCGGGTTCGGTTCGAATACGGAATAGGTGTTTTCAAACGATATACCGTTGCGATCAGAGAAATTCCGCACCCGGCTTTCTCTGATCTGAAACAGACCATTATTTCGGGTATACACCCATACCGTGCCTTCCTCATCCTCAAATCCGCCTCGTAATTCTTGATTGCCGAGTACGATCTGATTATTGATGGTTACGGCAGTCGAATCAATCCGAATGGGTGTACCATCTGCCAGCTCATGGTTTGTTAAAAATGGTATCGCACCCCCGAGAGCACTTCCAAGCCTTCCGACCTGATTTGCGATGTCATCAAACCCTTCCAAAAAAGGGAGCTCCCGAAGATCCGTCTGATCATGATTGGTAAAAGAAACCCCGTCGAATGCACTCAGGTTGCCGTAAGGACTTGCGAGCCATAGCTTTCCGTGCTCATCAAATCCCAGACTCAGAAGCCGGTTTGTGGAAAGACCATAGGTATTGATTCGGTTGAAGACCTTGAACGCATAGCCATCGAAGCGCACAAGTCCGTCATAGGTTGCCATGTACAGGAAACCGTCCCGCCCCTGCACAATTTGCTGAACCGCATTGAGCGGCAAGCCATCATTAATGGTGTATTGCCTTACAATATGCTCGTACGGGGCCTCCGGATCTGTCGGACTAAACTGAAATAATAATAAAAGGAGCAGAATGCCCGGATGCATGATTCAAATGACAATATTACAGAAAAGGTGCGGAATAATCTTTTAGACAGGCAAAGTCGAAAATTACCAAAAGGATACAACAGTTGAAATGGGTATCCTCGTCTAAACCTGCACAACCTCACAGCAAGTGTTGCAACATCTATTCTGCACGCATGTATTCTGCACGCATGCTGAAAGGGCCTATTCCTCCCGCATAAGATAGCGTAAAGCTGATAAATTAATCAGAATAAAAAGGGGTATAAGTATGAGAAAGCGGGGTTTACGTACCTTGTGCCACTTTACCAGCATGCCGGTCCCGATTCCAATACTGCCACCGGCAGCGGCCACCGTAAGCAGCTGCGCTTCGCTGATCCGCCACTCCTTTGCAACCGCCTGACGCTTGTCAAACTCCATCAGAGAATAGCCGTGAAAGTTTAGCAGTATGAAACAAAAAGCAAGGATAAGACGCTTGTAAACTATAATGAAATCAGGGGTTGAAAGATTATTTGGATTACGACAAACGGTCTTTGTACCGCTCGAGCTTGCTTCGCAGGGTGCCTCTCGGTAATTCGAGCAAAGCAGCGGCACGGCTGATATTATGCTCTGTTTTCCGGAGTGCCCACTGCAAAATCTCGTATTCTTTTTCCGTCATAAAGGTCTCATATGAAGGATAGGTGCTGAGCTGAGAAGGCGTATCGGGTACACTTGAATCGGTGAGGCTGTTGTGCTGATCTGTGTCTTTGAGGCGCGACACAATGCCAAGGTCTTCGGTAGCAATAATGCGCTCGATGATGTTTTCAAGCTGCCGCACGTTCCCCGGCCAGTTAAAGGCGCAGAGGGTTTCGAAAAAATCCACCGGCAGTTCACGCATCAGCGCTTCGGCACCTCTTTTCTGAAAAAAGTGCTGGGCCAGTTCGGGGATGTCTTCCCTGCGGTCCCGCAGGGGCGGCAGGGTGAGCGGAATGATGTGCAGGCGGTAGTAAAGGTCTTCCCGAAACTTTTTCTCCCGCACCATCTGCTGCAGCTCAACTTTGGTCGCACCGATAATGCGCACATCAAGCTGAATGCTTTCCGTGCCGCCTACCCGGTAAAACTGCCTTTCCTGCAGGATGCGCAGCAGCTTTACCTGAAGATGGAGGGGGAAGTCATCAATATCATCAATAAAAAGCGTGCCCCCGTGCGCACGCTCGAAGTAGCCCGTGTGCCGGCTAACTGCTCCGGAAAAGGCGCCTTCCTCATGGCCGAAGAGTTCGCTTTCCAGCAGGCTTTCGGGTATAGCCGCGCAGTTCACGGCAACAAAAGGTTTGTCGCTTCGGCTGCTGTAGCGGTGCAGAGCCCTTGCCGTAACTTCCTTCCCCGTGCCGCTTTCTCCCTGAATCAGCACCGTATAGTCGTGAACGGCTACATTCCGGATGGTCTCGGTGAGCTTTCGCATTACGGCAGAACTGCCGATCATGGCCTTGTTTTCAATGTCATCCAGGCGTTTCCGCAGGACTTCGTTTTCAGAGCGGACCTGCCGGAACCCGTCGATATTCCGGATCAGAATCAGAAACTTTTCGGGGGTCAGCGGTTTGGTCACATAGTCGTAAGCGCCGTTTTTGAGCGCCTGAACCGCAGTTTCTACGCTTGCATACGCGGTAATGACAATCACCTCGCTATCGGGATTGCTCTTTTTGGCTTCATCGAGTACCTGCATGCCGTCCCGCCTTGGCAGGCGAAGATCCGTGATGACCACATCGTACCTTTTCTGCTTCAGCAGCCTGATACCGGCTTCGCCTTCTGCGGCAGTATCGGTGCTGTGCCCTTCTTTGCGGAGCAGATCCGACAGGGTTTTTCGGGTGATGTTTTCGTCTTCAACAATCAGAATATTCATTTTTCTGCAAGAGGGAGGGTGATGGTAAAGCGGGTAAAGGCGCCTGCCTTGCTTTCCGCACGGATTTCACCGCCGTGTGCACTCATAATGCCATGCGTTACGGAAAGCCCCAGCCCGGTACCTTTGCCGGTATCTTTGGTGGAGTAAAAGGGTTCAAAAATAAGATCAAGCTGTTCTTCGGAAATGCCGCAGCCGTTATCCCATACACTGATCTGAAAGGTTTGGGCATCCTGCAGACGGGTTTCAATGCGGATTTCGCCGCCTTCGGATACCGCGTCGAGGCTGTTCAGCATCAGGTTCATAAGCACTTCCTGCATCTGACCCGGATCTGCATTGAGCTCCGGCAGCGGGTCGTGATGGATGACCTGGGTTTCGATCTGCTTCTCCCGCAGGCGGTATTTCAGCAGGTCAAGCACGATTTGGATGTGACGGTCGAGCTGCAGCGGCTCATCCGTTTTTGCCCGCTGTCTTGCATAACCCAGCAGCTTTGAGACGACGGATTCAATCTGACCAAGCCCTTCGTTGATAAGGTCCAGATATTCGCGGGTTTGGTCTTCGTTTCGGATATCCTGCTGAATGCCGTACACGCAAAAGC
This genomic stretch from Cyclonatronum proteinivorum harbors:
- a CDS encoding PAS domain S-box protein, whose amino-acid sequence is MLIGILILALFLQNNPFATDAAPEYVVKQYTIADGLPLNAVQRMVQAKDGFLYITTYDGLVRYDGYEFTTMNMLNAPGLSTNRLRSIGIDSDGIIWVASPYGNVSAFDGFTFTNHDQTSLTDLPHFSGSDEIAHQIDRLGTKKGAILPFMQDFDLRVSGNTVYFDSVSVSINGQFVIENQELRGGFEDHEGTIWIFTRNNGMFQIKESKVRNFNGSDDFRFRNTYSIVQKSPQELLVQGFPRFTLNIDLETSAVENLFFFDEANHDAQYLFVNPVDQTVYASTESFPLFELKSNRWVQADWLDSLEFLPQTIVTGMYKTSDHILFVGSTDGLIVRKDGAVFRIEDKTGQQINRARAFLSLPDGSLLIGTNGNGLFRVNTSDWSYKRYVTDDGIASNFVRDIHSTSNDTIWLATQDRGLNRIVFNPEGEIVETISVGTSDGLLNHGLHRIIADPHGYLWVNSNGGIMRFSEQNLNAFANRETSQLLILKLTDEQGLRNNEGNGGVSNSGTLLDNGLIVFPNQVGLVIINPDEFLNIGADNLSQPVIDRVSFNDQSLQAGLFESIALPLGERDFRVSFTLPNFRNPDMITFSYQLEGLQRTWRRPVSGRTAVFTNVPPGEYLLRVRVTGPDGTPVFASMPVVVPPFFYETIWFYLLCGFLFLGALAFIHRYRTEQLRLKELRTRSLLELQTCYVIRTDLAGNYTYANPKFLETFGFLYKKDEGGPIPYSGINCMSSIHSEDQPKVVETIAELMQNPGKVIQVDMRKPLEDGSYAYTLWDFSIIFKPNGKPGEVQCVGIDYTDRKKQERLLKESEHKLQRTIESVPHPLVIIGEDLEIEFVNEEFERVIGYTEEEILHTDVTKLLPDADSKARARRLWSYLRASSRAKKVPGFITVKTKSGGELSVFLSLNHFIAGDKKLSILILQDVTELKMRQDVILKQNKTLRDIAWHQSHVVRRPVANILGVVDLIQNYPEETLSQQAELLDMLKETTRELDEIVKDLVRKSNESEFAEDASDDSLKSG
- a CDS encoding ligand-binding sensor domain-containing protein is translated as MHPGILLLLLLFQFSPTDPEAPYEHIVRQYTINDGLPLNAVQQIVQGRDGFLYMATYDGLVRFDGYAFKVFNRINTYGLSTNRLLSLGFDEHGKLWLASPYGNLSAFDGVSFTNHDQTDLRELPFLEGFDDIANQVGRLGSALGGAIPFLTNHELADGTPIRIDSTAVTINNQIVLGNQELRGGFEDEEGTVWVYTRNNGLFQIRESRVRNFSDRNGISFENTYSVFEPNPQELWIKGFMNFAIRYDGNTGTINNFNIINGENRSFQYMFADPLDGSVYAYSEAVGLRKFTDGEWPEISWFSSLFGRAEPERPGIHATHRTQNGDLFIGTAHGLIVDQNGTSEWVKDKTGHNFRWVRTIRETEDGLLWMGTNGFGIYQLNPADWSWRQFTTANGLSSDFIRDIHFSHPDTLWLATQDRGLNRIILDDDGFISDSAQILPANGLLNHGLHRIIADAYGYLWVNSNGGIMLFEEENLNAYASGLTRQLLTRIIHN
- a CDS encoding DUF1294 domain-containing protein, whose product is MPLLCSNYREAPCEASSSGTKTVCRNPNNLSTPDFIIVYKRLILAFCFILLNFHGYSLMEFDKRQAVAKEWRISEAQLLTVAAAGGSIGIGTGMLVKWHKVRKPRFLILIPLFILINLSALRYLMREE
- a CDS encoding sigma-54-dependent transcriptional regulator; protein product: MNILIVEDENITRKTLSDLLRKEGHSTDTAAEGEAGIRLLKQKRYDVVITDLRLPRRDGMQVLDEAKKSNPDSEVIVITAYASVETAVQALKNGAYDYVTKPLTPEKFLILIRNIDGFRQVRSENEVLRKRLDDIENKAMIGSSAVMRKLTETIRNVAVHDYTVLIQGESGTGKEVTARALHRYSSRSDKPFVAVNCAAIPESLLESELFGHEEGAFSGAVSRHTGYFERAHGGTLFIDDIDDFPLHLQVKLLRILQERQFYRVGGTESIQLDVRIIGATKVELQQMVREKKFREDLYYRLHIIPLTLPPLRDRREDIPELAQHFFQKRGAEALMRELPVDFFETLCAFNWPGNVRQLENIIERIIATEDLGIVSRLKDTDQHNSLTDSSVPDTPSQLSTYPSYETFMTEKEYEILQWALRKTEHNISRAAALLELPRGTLRSKLERYKDRLS